The DNA window AGAAGCAGCCATTGCCGCCATGCGTTCGGCCCTGGCTCAAGACCCGGCTTTTTGGAAGGCCCACTTCCAACTCGGCCTGCTTTATTTCAACTCCGGGAAGCGTGAGGAGGCGAAGAAATCTTTCCAGGAAGTGGTGCGCATCGCCCCCCGGAGCGAGAACGCCCGCCTGGCTCAGCAATACCTGGATTTTTTGAAAAAGTCTGGCAACTGATCAGATGATTCCCATTCCTTTTAGGAGCGAAAGCATGACCGCTGCCGCCAGTACGGACCCGATTTGTCCTCCTGTATTCGCACCCATGGCGTGCATGAGGAGGTAATTCTTTTTGTTGGCTTTCTGCCCCTCCACCTGCACGACCCGCGCGGACATGGGGAAGGCGGAGATCCCGGCTGCTCCGATCAAAGGATTCACCTTACCCCCGGAAAGGACCTTCATCAGCTTGGCCAGGAAGATCCCCATGGCCGTATCCAAAGAGATGGCCACCAGGCCCAACCCCAAAACGATCAGGGTCTGGGCTTTCAGGAAGACCGGGCCGGCCATTGTCGCCCCGATGGAAATGCCCAACAGCAAGGTGACGATATTGGCAATTTCGTTCTGCGAGGCCTTGACCAGCCGGTCCGCCACTCCACTTTCCCTTAGAAGATTGCCCAACATAAGGGTTCCCATCAAGGGAGTACCGAGGGGGGCTATCAGGCAAGTCACTAAGGTCGCGGCAATAGGGAAGAGAATCTTCACGGAACGGGAGATCGACTTCTTTTTATAGGTCATCATGATCTTACGTTCCTCAACCGAGGTCAGGGCCCGCATGATGGGCGGCTGAATGATCGGCACCATGGACATGTAGCAATAGGCCGCCACCGAGACCGCACCGAGCATGTGGGGGGCATACTTGGAGGTTACGTAAATGGCGGTGGGCCCGTCGCAAGCCCCGATGATCCCAATGGCCACAGCTTCCAACTTAGTGAATCCCAAAAACAAGGCCAGCAGAAGAGTGAGGAAAATCCCGAATTGCCCTGCCCCTCCCAAAAGAAGGATGCGGGGATTTTCCAGGAGGGGGCCGAAGTCCGTCATGGCCCCGATGCCGACAAAGATCAGGCAAGGAAAAATCTCCGTCAGCACCCCGGCCTCGTAAAAGTAGCGCAAAAGGCCTCCTTTTTCCATTAACCCGGCGAGAGGGATATTCACCAGAATGGCCCCGAAACCGATGGGTATCAAAAGAAGCGGTTCCATGTTTTTCTTAATCCCCAGGTAGAGCAGGGCACACCCTACCAGAATCATCACCCCGTTGGTCCACTGTAAATTCCCAAACCCGTTCAAGAGACTAAGCAAGCCGTCGATTATCATCTTTTACTCCCCCTTTCCTTTCATGTCCGGAGGGAAGAATTTATTTAAGGCATCTATCACCAGGGTGATTAAGAAAAGGATCACCAGGGTTCCTCCCATCCCAACTACGGTTAAGGTCAACCCGAATTCTAAATTCGTCACCTTCTACTTACCTCCTTAAACGTTCATTGCGCGCTGATTCTAACGCCTGAGCCATTCTTGTCAAGTTAAATCCGCTTAATCATAGCTCCACTTCCTGGCCAAGCCCTTTGGCCACGGCTCGCTGGAAGACTGCCTGGGCGACCGAAATATCCTGGACGGCATTGCCCACGGATTTGAAATACGTAATCTCCTGATCATCCCGCCGTCCGGGTTTTTTCCCTGCGATTACTTCGCCGAGCTCGGCTTGAATATCCGCTTGGCGAAGAAGGCCTTTCTTCAAAGGAATGATCAAATCCCCCGCTTCCTCCAGACAAGCCGCAACCGAATCGACGAAGATTCGCGAACGAAGGATCGTCTCTTCATCCACTTCTTGCATCTCTGGCTTGAAGGCCCCGATGGCATTGACATGCGCGCCTGCGCTCAGCGCTTTTCCGGGAAAGACCGGCTGACGGGAGCTGGTAGCCGTAACCACGACGTCCGCTCCCTCCAAGGCTTCTTCTGGAGAACGGGCCTTTAAAATTTCCACCTCCCGCCCCCGAAGG is part of the Deltaproteobacteria bacterium genome and encodes:
- a CDS encoding sodium ion-translocating decarboxylase subunit beta, translated to MIIDGLLSLLNGFGNLQWTNGVMILVGCALLYLGIKKNMEPLLLIPIGFGAILVNIPLAGLMEKGGLLRYFYEAGVLTEIFPCLIFVGIGAMTDFGPLLENPRILLLGGAGQFGIFLTLLLALFLGFTKLEAVAIGIIGACDGPTAIYVTSKYAPHMLGAVSVAAYCYMSMVPIIQPPIMRALTSVEERKIMMTYKKKSISRSVKILFPIAATLVTCLIAPLGTPLMGTLMLGNLLRESGVADRLVKASQNEIANIVTLLLGISIGATMAGPVFLKAQTLIVLGLGLVAISLDTAMGIFLAKLMKVLSGGKVNPLIGAAGISAFPMSARVVQVEGQKANKKNYLLMHAMGANTGGQIGSVLAAAVMLSLLKGMGII
- a CDS encoding OadG-related small transporter subunit, with protein sequence MTNLEFGLTLTVVGMGGTLVILFLITLVIDALNKFFPPDMKGKGE